GAATATAAGGAAGTTACAAAGGCAACACAAAACACACTTTTATACATTTCAAAAGACTTAAAAGCAACAAATTATGTAAAGATATTTTTCTGTGTTTTGATAAAAGTACTAACAAACCTTAAACACTTTCAAAGTATGCCTCATAGTCATCAGAGAGTGTATAGATGCTGTCCCTCTGCCCCATAATCTCTCGCAATTTCATCATCATCAACCATGCGGGAGAGTAATATTCGAGTTCAAGCTGATGCTGGATCTCCTTAGCCGACAGTACCTGCTTGATGGATGTCATCATGTGCGCAGTAGAGAACCAATCATACAGCGGTAGTTTGCTATGTTCCATAACGGTACCCTTTGTCAACGAGATTCTGTTGCCACAGTTCTCACATTGAAAGGATTTCCTTCCAGGCAGCCATTTATACTTTGTAGCTCCACACTTAGGACACACAACACCTATTTCCTCTCGAACAGCTCTAAGGTAGTTCTCGCAGCTATCCTCATCAGGGAACATCTGGAAGAAGTCTTTCAATAACATAGGTCTCATATTTGTGACAAATATAATTGATTTTCAGATTTTTACAATGGAGCTATATTGAAATTAACATACCTTAGTACTTTTATCAAAACACAGAAAGATATTTCGTACCTTAAAGGATAAATACATTCTATCAAAGAATAAGCCATTAACCACACGCCAAATCCCCCAAAAAAAATAAAAGACAGCTTTTAAGTGAAGTCTTTAATGAAAAGCACCTATTAAATAACAAGAAAATAGTAACTTTGTAAACATAAACAATTTACCGTAAAGTTTGAAACTCAAATGGCAAAGGCTGCCCTTCCCATATATTCTTAACCGACTTTTTGAGACGGAAAGTTCTCTTGTACTCATTAGGAAAGGGAGTAAATGAGGGAGAGACACAACTATCATAAATAGCATTAAATTCAAAACAACAACAATGAAGCATATATTCCTAAAGACAATCATGCTTTCTCTGTCCCTATTGGCTGTTGCATGCAAAGGAGAGAAACAGAAGGGAGATTTCTCAACATTAGACAAACCCTTTGTAGAATCCTATAACAACAATAGGTCTGACGACACATATACATCAAAGGGAAAGAAGAATGCGAACCAGAAAAACACATTTGAAGTAAAACAGGGCTTAGAAATTCCTATCGGTAAAGCCAATATTCCGTCTCTCATACTCTATCGTGAGGGCTATACAACATCGTATAACGCAGCAACACATACGCCTAACTGGGTGGCATGGCATCTAACGGCAGCTCACACAAACGGACCTATTAAGCGCAAGGGTATCACCTTCCAAGCAGACGAAGAGATACCGGCACCACGTGTTGACACTTATGATTATATGCGTTCTGGCTACGACAGAGGACACATGTGTCCTGCTGGTGACAACCATTGGAGCCAAAAAGCAATGGAACAGAGTTTCCTGATGACGAATATTTGTCCACAAGTACCAGCCTTGAACAGTGGTTTGTGGAATACAGTAGAAAAGCTTTGTCGAACATGGGCAGAGCAATATGGCGATGTTTATATTGTCTGTGGACCTATCTATTTCAATCGAAAGCATAAGACAATTGGAAAGAATAAAGTGCAAGTGCCTGAAGCTTTCTTCAAAGTTGTCCTCCGACTGAAAGGCGAACCGAAGGCTATTGGTTTTATATGCAGAAACGCATCGGCTAAAGGACACAAGAAGACTGATTACGTCAATACAGTTGACGAGGTAGAACGCATCACTGGAATGGACTTCTTCTCACAACTTCCTGATAACATTGAACAGGTAATAGAAAGCCAAGCTAATATAAAAGAGTGGTATTAATAAGGAGTTAAAGACTTTAAGCGATGGTAAATGAAGAACTAAAATATAGGATTTTACAGAACTTCGGATTTACGCCTACTGCCGACCAGCTACATGCCGTAGAGGTCTTTGCACGCTTTATGACCGACCGTGATGAGCGTGCTGTAATGATTCTCCGTGGTAGTGCTGGTACGGGTAAGACATCCTTAGCAGGTGCAATCGTGCGTACAATGCAGGAATTACGACAGAAGGTTTCACTACTGGCACCAACGGGTCGTGCAGCAAAGGTATTCTCATTGAATGCCAATCAGCCTGCAGCAACGATTCATCGCTCTATCTATCGGGAAAAAGCATTTACAGGACTTGATGGGAAGTTTAATCTGAATGTCAATCTCTTTCATGACCGTTTATTTATGGTTGATGAAGCATCTATGATTAGTTTGTCATCAAATAATAGCACTTTCGGTAGCGGTTGTCTACTTGACGACCTTATCCAATTTGTTTACAACGACCGTAATTGTCGTATGTTGCTTGTTGGCGACAAGGCACAGCTCCCTCCTGTAGGTGAAGAAGAGAGTCCTGCGCTACGTGCGGATGTCCTTCGTGCCTATGGACTGACTGTCTATGAGTGTGATTTAAACGAGGTTCTTCGTCAGAGTCAAGACTCAGGCATTCTCTATAACGCTACCGTTATTCGCCAAATGATAACCCATGATGAGGTAACGCAACTACCAAAGATTCGTTTCAATGGCTTTGCTGACATCTCCATCGTACCAGGTGATGAACTTATCGAACGACTGGCCTCCAGCTATTCAGAGGTTGGAATCGACGAGACTATGGTCATCACGCGATCCAACAAACGTGCTAATGTCTTCAATCAAGGTATTCGAAACATGGTTCTTGGACGTGAGGAAGAACTGACAACAGGCGACATGTTGATGGTCGTGAAGAATAAGTATAAGAACAGCCCAACCCCATCACCTTCCCTCAATGGCAGCCTCAACAATGCTATAAATAATATAAACAGTCTTACCACACAAGCGACAAGACAGGTTACGCAACTCCCTTCAGGAGGTGGAAAGGAGATAGAAAAACCCGCACTTACCTTCATTGCCAATGGCGACCGCGCTGTTGTGCGTCGTGTTCGCAATGTTCGTGAGTTCTATGGGTTCCGCTTTGCCGATGTATCACTGGAGTTTCCCGACTATAATAATGCCGAAGAGGAGATGACGGTCATCCTTGATGCACTGATGACAGAAGCCCCTGCCTTGACACAAGAGCAGAACGAACAACTCTTCCAACGTGTGTTGGAGGATTATGAAGACATCCCCTTAAAGGCAGACCGCATGAAAAAGGTGCGCGAAGATGAGTATTATAACGCCCTACAGGTAAAGTTCGGTTATGCTATCACCTGTCACAAAGCACAAGGCGGACAGTGGGCACACATCTATCTTGACCAAGGATATATGACAGATGAGATGCTCACACCCGACTATATCCATTGGCTTTACACCGCTTTCACTCGTGCTACAGAACATCTCTACCTTGTCAACTGGCCCAAAACGCAAGTAGAATAGGCATTTGTAACCGAAGTTTTAATCTCATTACATGGATAATAAACATTTCCATAAGACCTAAACAGCATAAAAAACATAATGGTGTGCATCATCTACAGAGGCTATTGACACAGAGTACACCTATGATGCAAAAGGAATATACTGCTCTTTTATCTTTATAATAAAACAATCTGGACTTAGCCTGAGTTGGTTTCATTTGTTCCTCCAAGCCTTTCCACATGATTAAACCCGATTTAACAATCAGAAGACACTTATCATAGACGCTTACAGAAAACATTCTAAGACGTATTTATCTATTGATGACAACACCTCCACCTACCCTTTTTTAGACTCGTGTTGATGCCCAACACATGTGGTGCGCATGCCCCGCACCAATGGTGCGGAGGCTTAACACCAATAGTGTTGACCGCTTAACACAAGACGCTATGTTGTCAATAAGAAAACAAAAGACCATTAGCATATATGAATACGACCATTAACAAATAACAATTACTTGCTTAAACCCAAATCATTCAACCACACTCCTTTATAGTTAAAACATGCTAAAGACAAACCAACTAAACGAAATTATACCTATCTTTGGCAAATATAGTAGTTAAATTTTTTATTCACTAAAGCTTAAAAAGATTATGAAGAAAGTATTTATTATGGCTATTGCTGTAGCAGCAATGACCTTCGCAAGTTGTAACAACGGTAAGACTAATGCTCCTAAGGCTAATGCAGACTCAGACACAACAGAGTCAGTTGCAACTGATTCAGCAACAACTGCAGCAGCTCCAGCCTCAGCAGATCAGCTCATCGAGCAACTCAACGATAAAGTAAAGGCTAAGGACGATAAGGGTGTAGCTGCCTTGCTTACAGTAGCACAGACCAAAATGGCTGAATTGGCACAGAAAGATCCAAAAGAGGCACAGGCTTATGTTGCAAAACTTCAGCAGTGGATGCAGAGTAACTCTGAGAATATTAAGGCTGCCTTGAAGTCTTCTGGTAATGAAGCTGCCGCTAACGCAGTAGGTGCTGCTATCGACGCTGCATCAAAGGCTGACCCAAAGGCTATTACTGAAGGCATGTCAAAGGCTAAGGAAGCTATGCAATCAGCATCACCTGAGCAGGTAGAAGCTGCTAAGAAGGCTGCCAAGGAAGCTGCAGAAAAGATGCAGGGCAAGACTGGCGAGGCTGCACAGAAGGCAATGAAAGACTTAGGTCTTTAATATCACCTACCCCACTTCCTTCACAGCTTGAAGGAAGTGGGAGATTATTCAAGCCGATACGATAAAGAAATCATCCAAGAGAAACACACTATCTCAAATAGTTTTCGTATCTTCGCACTATGATTAAGATTGAAGATGCACAAAAGAAGCAGGCTACAGTAATAGCCCGTTTGATTATGGAGGCTATGAACCACGAGTGTTGTCAGTGGTTTGCAGGTCCTAACCACACCTTAGAAGACTTTCATCTGCTAATGACAAGATTAGTGGAACGTGAAGACTCGCAATACTCCTATCTTAATACACTTGTAGCAATAACAGAAACAAATAAGATTGTTGGTATCTGCGTAAGCTATGACGGAGCTAAACTTAGAGAGCTAAGAAAGGCTTTCATTGAAGGAGCTTTGGAGGCTTTCGATTGTGACTTTTCTGATATGGAGGACGAGACAACAGCTGGTGAACTATATATTGACTCACTTTGTGTTGACAATTCTTTCCGTGGACGAGGGCTTGCTAAGCAGCTACTTAAAGCTACAATAGAGAAAGGAAGAAAGATGAACCTCCCTACTGGATTACTTGTTGACACAGGAAACCCTCAGGCAGAACGACTTTATCACCATGTAGGATTCGTATATATGGGTGATAATCAATGGGGCGGTCATAAGATGAAGCACCTACAAAAGCCATTATAAAATCACATTTCAACAGGTGATAAGCATTATGCTGTAAGTAGAAAAGTACATCTTTATTTGCCTATCTCTCCCCTTTGTCGTATCTTTGCATATGCAATAGGTTCATTACTATCATGATTAAAAAGGGAAAGCGGTGTAATTCCGCTACTGTCCCGCAGCTGTAAGTTGTCTCTCATTGGTAAGCTGATACCACTGGTGAATATAAAACCGGGAAGGTGCTTACCTACATTGGATAACAAGTCAGAAGACCTGCCATTGCAAGTCATTGCATCCCTCGAGGAAGGGCACTGCATAGAACCATTTGATTACAGAAAGAGATATGAGGCAGTTGGCTTCTTTCTTACTTTTATTGTGCCCACTCGGTGCGATAGCACAGACTATTGAATCTGACACAACACAAACCATAGATGAGCTTGTGGTCAATGGCTTTCGCATTTCTGGAAATGTATTGGCAAGTTCGCCAGTACAGACACTTTCACATGCTGATATGGAACGACTTGGCATCCACGATATGGGCGATGCCTTGAAACGATTTGCAGGTGTACAAGTGAAAGACTATGGTGGTGTAGGCGGTATGAAGACGGTCAACATCCGTGGTCTTGGAGCTGGTCATACGGGAGTCGTTTATGATGGTGTTCAGGTAGGTGACTGTCAAAGCGGACAAGTAGACCTATCTCGCTTTACCCTCGATAATATCTCACTCATCAGTCTTCAAATTGGTCAAGACGACAATATTTATCAGAGTGCAAAGTCATATGCTTCTGCGGGAATGATTAATATTAGTACACTGCAAGGCTATACAGACCGTAATGGTCAATCAACAAGAAAGAAGACTCAGCTCGCGGCAACCATCCGAACAGGTAGTTATGGTCTATTCTCACCTTCCCTACTCTTCCACCAGCAGTTTTCACGCCTTGGTATTGGGGCATACGGAAGCTATGAAAGGGCTGATGGCGTTTACGCTTTCAAATTGAAAAATGGTGTTAAGACTATCAATGAACGACGTAACAATAGTGACATTGAGACTTGGAGAGGAGAAATTAACCTTGATTATCAACTCAATGATAATCAAATACTGAAGTGGAAGACATACGGTTTCACCTCTCATCGAGGCTTACCGGGTGCTGTCATCTATGATAACACCTACTCTGCTGAGCGATTAGTAGACAAAAATGTCTTCACACAACTATTCTATGAAAACCAATTTAGCCAGCGTATCAAGTTGAAAGCAGCTGCTAAATGGAATTATTCATGGTCACGCTATTCGGATATACCTGCCAGTGGATATAAAGAAGATACCTACCGACAGAACGAGACTTACCTTACAGCGACTCTGTGGACAAATCCTTTGCAGGGATTAAACCTTTCCTTCGCACAGGATTATGCGCATAACCATCTATCCATGACGCTTCCGAAAGCTGCCAACCCTACCCGCAACTCGCTGTGGACAGCTTTAGCAGCTAACTATCAGATAGGCGCATTCAGTGTCAATGCATCTCTTCTTGCAACGAACATCTATGAAAGTGTAAAGCAAGGGAACGCTTCAAACGGATTTCACAGACTGTCGCCTGCCTTTAGTATGCAGTGGCGTTGTCTGCAAGACTTCCGCCTCCGCTTTGGATATAAGGACATCTTCCGTACTCCAACACTCAATGAACTTTATTATACAGGTATCGGCAACCGCCATCTAAACCCTGAGAAATCACGCATGTGGAACCTTGGTGCCACTTACTCGCACACCTTTAATCGTACACTCCAGCTTTCCTTGACCGCTGATGGGTATTTCGGCAATGTCACCGATAAGATTATTGCGGTACCAAAGATGTTCTATTGGCAGATGATGAACGCTGGGAAGGTGCGCCAATTAGGGCTGGATGTATCAGCAAACATAGAGAAGAGATGGGGTAATGATTGGTCCGTGAGTGCGACTGGCAGCTATAGTTACCTAAGTGCAACCGATAGGACTGATCTTTCGGAGCTATCCTATGGAGACCAAATAGCTTATACACCTCACCATTCAGGCTCTGCAAACATATTGATACACTCCCCTTGGCTAGATTTCGGATACAATGTCCTCCTTATGGGAGAACGATATACCTTAGGATATAACATTCCACATAACCGTATGTCAGGCTTTACCGACCATAGCATCACACTCTCTCGGGAGTTCAACATCAATAAGCAGCAATTACGAGTACAGTTTGATGTCCGCAATCTTGGCAACAAGAATTATGAGGTTGTTCGCTTCTATCCAATGCCAGGTACCAACTGGCGCCTGTCTGTAAGCTGGGAACTTTGAGTAAAGAACGATTAAGTAAAACCAATTATAAACAAAACAATGAAGACAATGAAAAAGAATCTACTTGCGTTAGGCATTATCCTCATGTCTGCGCTCACATTCACTGCTTGTAGTGATGACAATGGCTATGATGATGGTGTCCAGCCAAGCCTGTCAAGTACTAACACCTACATTCCTTGTGCTGGTAATTACATGAAGAATGACGGCACCGTAGGTCTGCTTGACTATAATACGGGGAATCGTCCTAATGCACCATTCCTTTATTATGACGCATATCAGGCACAGAATGGTACAGGGATTGGCGATGCACAAGACCTTATCATCGTTGGTAACAAGATTATCGTTACAAGTACTAGTTCGTCAAAGCTTGAAATTCTTAACCGCTTAGGGAAATTAGAGCACAGAGTGAAACTCCATAACACACAACCAAGATTCTTGGCTACAGATGGTAAGTACGTCTATTTCTCTGCTTATACGGGTAAAGTATATAAAGTAAATCCCAATGACTATAAGAAAACCATTATCGATTCAGTTATCGTTGGCTCACATCCAGAGGCTCTATCTGTGGCTAATGGCAAGCTTTATGTCAATATGAGTGACTATAACTATGATGGAACAGGAAAGTCAGTATCAGTAGTCGACCTCAATACCTTTAAGAAGATAAAGGAACTTCAAGTTGCTTTGAATCCCTACGACCAGAGCATTGCTGTCGGTGATAAGGTTTACTTCGCATCTTCATTCCATGGGGAGGATGCTGCTGTGCAAGTCATTGATGCCAAGACTGACCAAGTCACAACGCTATGCAAAGCCAACATCTTTGGTTATGACAAGACAAAGAACAGATTGATCTGCTTCTCTACCCAATACGACTACACACTTAAACGTTTTGTGGTAAACAAAGCTTTTACTTATGACATAGCAACAAAGGAGCAGAAAGAATTAAACCTAGAAGGTCTTATTTCCCCATCACAGGTTAGCGTAGACAGTAAAGGTTACATCTACGTTATTGACACTCCCAAGTATTCAGAACCAAGTAGAGTGTTCTATTATAGCCCTGAAGGTAAGCTGATTCAAGGTCCTATCCTTGTAGGATATGATGCACACAAGATTAAATTTGCTAATTAAACAACCCTACACTTTCTTAGCAAATCCTTTTCTCATCCCCTGCAAACAGTACTATTTACTCCCCTCTCCATCTCGGAGAGGGGTTGGGGGTGAGGCTTTTTTTTCTTCTTTTCCTTGCCCATTCCATTTAATCTTATTACCTTTGCGCCCGTTGAGTGAGAATTAACTTATTAATAATGATGTTACAAACAACTAAATTCAATCAAGCTAACGTTTGCGCCTTATATAATAAAGGTGTAAATGCACTTGCTATTGCGTTGGAATCTTTAACATCTAAATACGAGAAAAAGATAGTAAATTATTTGGTAGTTCCAAATATTTGTATACTCTCTCTCTCTCTCTCTCTCTCTCTCTCTCTCTCTCTCTCTCTCTCTAGTAGAGCAGACGTAAATTACACATTTTTTTCTTCTCGCGTACGCGCGCGCGAAGCGTGCCGCAAACCCTGTAAACAAAGGACTTCTAGGAGTTTCCTTTGTTCTTTTTTTGTGTCCGTACCTAAACCGAATTATAGAGAAATTAAGCACGAAATAACAACTATTTTTAATCAATAAAACAATGGATACATTAACTCTGTATCCTTTAACTTTAAAACAAAATGATAGCAACAGAAAGAAAGATTTATCTAAAGCCTCAATGCAACATCATTTGCACGGAGACAGAAGCCCTGTTAGGCACTGCCAGTGGTAATGCTGGAAAGATTCAGTCAGGAACGGTAACGGGCGATGCAAAGCGTAACTTCTTTAACGAAGAAGAAGACGAAGACCAGGAAGGATTTTCTTGGGACAATACAGAAAAGGACTAAAGATTATAAGAAAGGAAAACTAAAATGAATAAGTTTATGAAGAGAACAACTATAGGTTCAGTAATGCGAGGTATGTGTTATGGTTTCGCAGCCTTATTGTTTACTGCTAGCTGTGCGAATGACGACGTTGCACAAGAGAACAAGCAAAAGAAAGATAATATCCCTGCTGGTACAACCGTCTTTACAGGTACTTCTCAAACGGAAGTCACAACACGTACAGCCATTCTTAATCATACAAAGGGTTCAGATGCTTCTGTGAATTGGAGCAGCACAGACAAGATATGGGTAAAGGACGATGGAGGAAACTGGCAGCAGAGTGGAGCTGTAACATTCCCCTTTGCTACTAATAAGGCACAAGGAATGTTTGCCCTTTCTGGTACTTATACAGGTTCTACACACGATATTCTTTACACAAACAAGACTATTTCGGGGACGCAACCACAAGTAGAGATAAAGGCAACACAAGCACAGTCTGCCCCAAACAACTTTGACCATGCAGGTGAATCCGGCGATTTTGGTATCGCAACAGGTAACAAAGCGGGCAGTAATTACAAATTCACCCTTAATCACAAGGCTGCTTATCTCTGTTTTATCCCTCGATCAAGTAACCCATACGTAAATCGCAGTAAGTTGATTAAGGTTGAGATTATGAGCGATGACGATATTGCTGGTACTTACAACATAGCTGCCAATGGAGCTCTTACCCTCGCTTCAGGCGGTTCAAAGACAATCACCGTAACAACTGGTTCGGGCTTTGCAATTGATAACTCTGCTGATGATATGAGCAAGAATGCAACCTATGCAGTCGTTGCTCCTGGTACACATACTTTCCGCATTCGTTATTGGCTTCGCAATACAACTGACAATCCAGATGGCACAATAGAGGGAACAGTATCAAAGATCGTTACGGTAAATTGTACGGCAGGTTCAATTCATGATATAACAGCTAATCTTGATCCGCATGATTACGATGGCGACCATTACTCTATGTGGGATGCTCAGCAGCTATATTGGTATGGTTACGAATGGACAAAGAACTTGGGATCAGGCGTAGGCCAGCCAACCATTAATAACGGGCTTCCAGGTGCAACAACTTCCAGCAACTACGCCAAGAGCAACACTGACTCTCGTTGGTTTCACGAGGGCAGCGGTGCATTCCAAGCTACCCATTCATGTGCTACCCTTCCTAATGCCAACGAGATGTCTTGGTATTGCATGGCTGGTGATCCTCATTGGGACACAAACGAATTATGGACTACTATGGGTCACATATATAAAGGTGGTATGTGGTTTAAGAAGAAATCTGTTTTGAAAGCAGAGAATAATTATGATACAGAGAAGTCCTACGATCGTTTAACAGATTTACGTACAACACGGAAGGAGTACAACAATAGTAGTGTCAGCTCAGATCTCCCTTCCGCAGCCAACGCAAGCAATTACTTCTACTTGCCCACTTTGGGTTGGTACGACTGTAATAGCATTAGCAACTCTTGTCAGCTGCTCGGCATTGGTCTCAACGTCGGCTATTGGTCGTCAAGTGCCGATCCTTCAAACAATCTCCAAG
The Prevotella melaninogenica DNA segment above includes these coding regions:
- a CDS encoding YncE family protein — encoded protein: MKKNLLALGIILMSALTFTACSDDNGYDDGVQPSLSSTNTYIPCAGNYMKNDGTVGLLDYNTGNRPNAPFLYYDAYQAQNGTGIGDAQDLIIVGNKIIVTSTSSSKLEILNRLGKLEHRVKLHNTQPRFLATDGKYVYFSAYTGKVYKVNPNDYKKTIIDSVIVGSHPEALSVANGKLYVNMSDYNYDGTGKSVSVVDLNTFKKIKELQVALNPYDQSIAVGDKVYFASSFHGEDAAVQVIDAKTDQVTTLCKANIFGYDKTKNRLICFSTQYDYTLKRFVVNKAFTYDIATKEQKELNLEGLISPSQVSVDSKGYIYVIDTPKYSEPSRVFYYSPEGKLIQGPILVGYDAHKIKFAN
- a CDS encoding biopolymer transporter, giving the protein MKKVFIMAIAVAAMTFASCNNGKTNAPKANADSDTTESVATDSATTAAAPASADQLIEQLNDKVKAKDDKGVAALLTVAQTKMAELAQKDPKEAQAYVAKLQQWMQSNSENIKAALKSSGNEAAANAVGAAIDAASKADPKAITEGMSKAKEAMQSASPEQVEAAKKAAKEAAEKMQGKTGEAAQKAMKDLGL
- a CDS encoding TonB-dependent receptor plug domain-containing protein, producing the protein MRQLASFLLLLCPLGAIAQTIESDTTQTIDELVVNGFRISGNVLASSPVQTLSHADMERLGIHDMGDALKRFAGVQVKDYGGVGGMKTVNIRGLGAGHTGVVYDGVQVGDCQSGQVDLSRFTLDNISLISLQIGQDDNIYQSAKSYASAGMINISTLQGYTDRNGQSTRKKTQLAATIRTGSYGLFSPSLLFHQQFSRLGIGAYGSYERADGVYAFKLKNGVKTINERRNNSDIETWRGEINLDYQLNDNQILKWKTYGFTSHRGLPGAVIYDNTYSAERLVDKNVFTQLFYENQFSQRIKLKAAAKWNYSWSRYSDIPASGYKEDTYRQNETYLTATLWTNPLQGLNLSFAQDYAHNHLSMTLPKAANPTRNSLWTALAANYQIGAFSVNASLLATNIYESVKQGNASNGFHRLSPAFSMQWRCLQDFRLRFGYKDIFRTPTLNELYYTGIGNRHLNPEKSRMWNLGATYSHTFNRTLQLSLTADGYFGNVTDKIIAVPKMFYWQMMNAGKVRQLGLDVSANIEKRWGNDWSVSATGSYSYLSATDRTDLSELSYGDQIAYTPHHSGSANILIHSPWLDFGYNVLLMGERYTLGYNIPHNRMSGFTDHSITLSREFNINKQQLRVQFDVRNLGNKNYEVVRFYPMPGTNWRLSVSWEL
- a CDS encoding GNAT family N-acetyltransferase, producing the protein MIKIEDAQKKQATVIARLIMEAMNHECCQWFAGPNHTLEDFHLLMTRLVEREDSQYSYLNTLVAITETNKIVGICVSYDGAKLRELRKAFIEGALEAFDCDFSDMEDETTAGELYIDSLCVDNSFRGRGLAKQLLKATIEKGRKMNLPTGLLVDTGNPQAERLYHHVGFVYMGDNQWGGHKMKHLQKPL
- a CDS encoding ATP-dependent DNA helicase, coding for MVNEELKYRILQNFGFTPTADQLHAVEVFARFMTDRDERAVMILRGSAGTGKTSLAGAIVRTMQELRQKVSLLAPTGRAAKVFSLNANQPAATIHRSIYREKAFTGLDGKFNLNVNLFHDRLFMVDEASMISLSSNNSTFGSGCLLDDLIQFVYNDRNCRMLLVGDKAQLPPVGEEESPALRADVLRAYGLTVYECDLNEVLRQSQDSGILYNATVIRQMITHDEVTQLPKIRFNGFADISIVPGDELIERLASSYSEVGIDETMVITRSNKRANVFNQGIRNMVLGREEELTTGDMLMVVKNKYKNSPTPSPSLNGSLNNAINNINSLTTQATRQVTQLPSGGGKEIEKPALTFIANGDRAVVRRVRNVREFYGFRFADVSLEFPDYNNAEEEMTVILDALMTEAPALTQEQNEQLFQRVLEDYEDIPLKADRMKKVREDEYYNALQVKFGYAITCHKAQGGQWAHIYLDQGYMTDEMLTPDYIHWLYTAFTRATEHLYLVNWPKTQVE
- a CDS encoding DNA/RNA non-specific endonuclease, with product MKHIFLKTIMLSLSLLAVACKGEKQKGDFSTLDKPFVESYNNNRSDDTYTSKGKKNANQKNTFEVKQGLEIPIGKANIPSLILYREGYTTSYNAATHTPNWVAWHLTAAHTNGPIKRKGITFQADEEIPAPRVDTYDYMRSGYDRGHMCPAGDNHWSQKAMEQSFLMTNICPQVPALNSGLWNTVEKLCRTWAEQYGDVYIVCGPIYFNRKHKTIGKNKVQVPEAFFKVVLRLKGEPKAIGFICRNASAKGHKKTDYVNTVDEVERITGMDFFSQLPDNIEQVIESQANIKEWY